A DNA window from Chelativorans sp. AA-79 contains the following coding sequences:
- a CDS encoding ABC transporter ATP-binding protein: protein MDKALNGLTVDALSVAYGPRLAVDAISLAIPKGGITVLAGPNGCGKSTLLRAIRRLHAARSGRVLLGETDIGRLREKEIAREIGLLAQSPSAPEDMRVEELVRLGRYPHQAMMQPWSKDDATAVEDAMFGTGVGHLRDRRLGSLSGGQLQRVWIAMVLAQQTDIICLDEPVNHLDMAHQIDCLDLVGRLNREHGRTVVLVLHDLNLAARYADLLVFMQDGRIVKAGPPRTMMTEELIASVFGIQCRVIEDPVHDRPLCIPMRNSSPRFEVQG from the coding sequence ATGGATAAGGCGCTCAACGGGCTGACGGTCGACGCGCTTTCGGTCGCCTACGGTCCCCGGCTCGCTGTCGACGCTATCTCGCTCGCGATCCCGAAGGGCGGTATCACCGTGCTCGCGGGCCCGAACGGCTGCGGCAAATCCACGCTCCTGCGCGCGATCCGCAGGCTGCATGCGGCCAGGTCGGGCCGTGTGCTCCTAGGCGAGACCGACATCGGCAGGCTGCGCGAGAAGGAGATCGCGCGCGAGATCGGGCTGTTGGCGCAATCGCCCTCCGCGCCCGAGGACATGCGGGTGGAGGAACTCGTGCGGCTCGGCCGCTACCCGCACCAGGCGATGATGCAGCCCTGGAGCAAGGACGATGCGACGGCCGTCGAGGACGCAATGTTCGGCACCGGCGTAGGGCACCTGCGGGATCGCCGGCTGGGCTCGCTCTCGGGCGGCCAGCTCCAGCGCGTCTGGATCGCCATGGTGCTAGCGCAGCAGACCGATATCATCTGCCTCGACGAGCCGGTGAACCATCTCGACATGGCGCACCAGATCGACTGCCTCGATCTGGTCGGCCGGCTCAACCGCGAGCACGGTCGCACGGTCGTGCTCGTCCTCCACGACCTCAACCTCGCCGCCCGTTATGCCGATCTCCTCGTCTTCATGCAGGACGGCAGGATCGTCAAGGCCGGTCCGCCCCGGACCATGATGACGGAAGAGCTGATCGCCTCCGTCTTCGGCATCCAGTGCCGCGTGATCGAGGATCCGGTGCACGACCGCCCGCTCTGCATCCCCATGCGCAACTCCTCGCCGCGTTTCGAGGTGCAGGGGTGA
- a CDS encoding iron-siderophore ABC transporter substrate-binding protein, which translates to MFRRQLLSTLAALPLLLAAAGLEAAEITHAMGTTEVPDDPQRVVVLTNEGTEALLAVGIKPVGAVRSWLGDPWYAHIAEQMEGVEVVGEESAVNLELIAALQPDLIIGNKTRQEKIYEQLSAIAPTVFAERLRGDWKINFALYTEAVGKEAEGQAVLDRYNARVAALSEALGDRKQEKISLVRFMPGRTRIYYKDTFPGLILSEIGFARPESQDKETFADEVTKERIPEMEGDRLFYFVYETGDGSAEALAQEWTKEPLWQNLEVVKAGKAMPVDDAIWNTAGGVIAANLMLGQLAEIYGISLPE; encoded by the coding sequence ATGTTCCGTCGCCAGTTGCTTTCCACCCTTGCGGCTCTGCCGCTTCTTCTCGCCGCCGCTGGGCTGGAGGCGGCCGAGATCACGCATGCGATGGGCACGACCGAGGTGCCGGACGATCCGCAGCGCGTGGTGGTGCTCACCAATGAAGGGACGGAGGCGCTGCTCGCCGTCGGCATCAAGCCGGTGGGCGCGGTGCGCTCCTGGCTCGGCGACCCGTGGTACGCGCACATCGCCGAACAGATGGAGGGCGTGGAGGTCGTAGGCGAGGAATCGGCGGTCAATCTGGAGCTCATCGCCGCACTCCAGCCCGATCTCATCATCGGCAACAAGACGCGCCAGGAGAAGATCTATGAGCAGCTTTCGGCCATCGCGCCGACGGTGTTCGCGGAGCGGCTGCGCGGCGACTGGAAGATCAATTTCGCGCTCTACACCGAGGCCGTGGGCAAGGAGGCGGAGGGCCAGGCCGTGCTCGACCGCTACAACGCCCGCGTCGCGGCGCTGAGCGAGGCGCTCGGTGACCGAAAGCAGGAGAAGATCTCGCTCGTGCGCTTCATGCCCGGCCGCACCCGCATCTACTACAAGGACACATTCCCCGGCCTCATCCTGTCCGAGATCGGCTTTGCCCGCCCGGAAAGCCAGGACAAGGAGACGTTCGCCGACGAGGTGACGAAGGAGCGCATTCCCGAAATGGAGGGCGATCGGCTCTTCTACTTCGTCTATGAAACGGGCGACGGAAGCGCGGAGGCGCTCGCCCAGGAATGGACCAAAGAGCCGCTCTGGCAGAACCTCGAAGTGGTGAAGGCCGGCAAGGCAATGCCCGTGGACGACGCGATCTGGAACACGGCAGGCGGCGTAATCGCGGCCAACCTCATGCTCGGCCAGCTCGCCGAGATCTATGGAATCTCTCTGCCTGAATAA
- a CDS encoding iron ABC transporter permease produces MGGAAKLQRAAPALGSLARDRARAVTVLFGLLAVAALLLLGSTAFGSTWIPLEKVLAALLGGGERTDKLIILQLRLPRVLLAALAGGAIAMAGFLLQKVTRNDLASPSVLGIVDGAALGVVIFLALLSDESNSLVTSIAWQPVAAALGAGAAVALVFVLSGRQASSAVRLLLFGIAVAAAAKAVTMVLMLIGPIYRTTQAARWIAGAVNETNWGEVQLTALLLLPALLLALVAATRLPPSDLDEVSARSVGLNLPVFRLLVFALAAALTALSVAFAGGVSFIGLLAPHMARLLVGRSAPAGILASGLAGAAMLMGADLVVRGLFAPTEVPAGTVTAVIGAPYFLYLLLRKDRLHG; encoded by the coding sequence ATGGGCGGGGCGGCGAAGCTTCAGCGGGCGGCCCCCGCTCTCGGCAGCCTCGCCCGCGACCGCGCGCGGGCGGTCACCGTGCTCTTCGGGCTCCTCGCCGTCGCAGCCCTCCTGCTGCTTGGCAGCACGGCCTTCGGCTCCACCTGGATTCCTTTGGAAAAGGTTCTCGCCGCCCTCTTGGGCGGCGGCGAGCGGACCGATAAGCTCATCATCCTGCAGCTGCGGCTGCCGCGCGTCCTCCTTGCGGCACTCGCCGGCGGCGCGATCGCCATGGCCGGCTTCCTGCTTCAGAAGGTCACACGCAACGATCTCGCCTCGCCCAGCGTGCTTGGCATCGTCGATGGTGCGGCACTCGGCGTCGTCATCTTCCTGGCGCTGCTTTCCGACGAGAGCAATTCGCTCGTCACCAGCATCGCCTGGCAGCCGGTGGCGGCCGCCCTCGGCGCGGGCGCGGCGGTGGCGCTCGTCTTCGTCCTGAGCGGGCGGCAGGCGTCCTCGGCGGTACGGCTGCTCCTCTTCGGCATCGCGGTGGCCGCCGCCGCGAAGGCCGTCACCATGGTCCTCATGCTGATCGGCCCCATCTACCGCACCACCCAGGCCGCGCGCTGGATCGCCGGCGCCGTCAACGAGACCAATTGGGGCGAGGTGCAGTTGACCGCACTGCTCCTTCTTCCCGCGCTCCTCCTGGCCCTTGTCGCGGCCACGCGCCTGCCGCCCAGCGACCTCGACGAGGTTTCCGCCCGGTCGGTGGGCTTGAACCTGCCCGTCTTCCGGCTGCTGGTCTTTGCGCTCGCCGCGGCTCTCACCGCGCTGTCGGTGGCCTTTGCCGGCGGCGTCAGCTTTATCGGCCTGCTCGCCCCTCATATGGCGCGCCTCCTGGTGGGGCGTTCCGCGCCGGCCGGAATCCTCGCCAGCGGCCTCGCCGGTGCGGCGATGCTGATGGGAGCCGACCTCGTCGTCCGGGGGCTCTTCGCACCGACGGAAGTACCGGCGGGTACGGTGACGGCCGTGATCGGCGCTCCCTACTTCCTCTATCTCCTTTTGCGGAAGGACCGCCTCCATGGATAA
- a CDS encoding CerR family C-terminal domain-containing protein gives MSQQRRPSRDRTTAKRSDPRERLLKAAVDVFGRYGFDGASTRMLADAAGVNLQAIPYYFGGKEGLYIAAAEHIGTLISAHVTELREMVHGRLQEADLEGRGIETAEARQLLTRIAHTMAALFVSDESEPWARFLIREQMEPTEAFERVYEGVMKPMLEVTGRLVGIIIGEDPDTNHVKLRTITLLGGVMVFRMARAAVLAQLGWAGFGKSEAEEIRAIAAELVASLHREARHET, from the coding sequence ATGTCGCAGCAAAGACGTCCGTCCCGGGACCGAACCACTGCCAAACGGAGCGATCCGCGCGAAAGGCTTTTGAAGGCTGCGGTCGACGTGTTCGGCCGCTACGGCTTCGACGGCGCGTCGACGCGGATGCTCGCCGACGCGGCCGGCGTCAATCTCCAGGCCATCCCCTACTATTTTGGCGGCAAGGAGGGGCTCTACATCGCCGCGGCCGAGCATATCGGCACCCTCATTTCCGCTCATGTCACCGAGCTGCGGGAGATGGTGCACGGGCGCCTGCAAGAGGCGGACCTGGAAGGCAGGGGGATCGAGACGGCCGAGGCGCGGCAGCTCCTCACCAGGATCGCACACACCATGGCGGCGCTCTTCGTCAGCGACGAATCCGAGCCCTGGGCGCGCTTCCTCATCCGCGAGCAGATGGAGCCCACAGAGGCCTTCGAGCGGGTCTATGAGGGCGTGATGAAGCCCATGCTGGAGGTGACCGGCCGGCTCGTCGGCATCATCATCGGCGAAGATCCCGACACGAACCATGTCAAGCTTCGGACGATCACGCTCCTTGGCGGTGTGATGGTCTTCCGCATGGCGCGCGCCGCCGTCCTCGCCCAGCTCGGATGGGCGGGGTTCGGGAAGTCCGAGGCCGAGGAGATCCGGGCCATCGCCGCCGAGTTGGTGGCATCGCTCCACCGGGAGGCGCGCCATGAGACGTAG
- a CDS encoding ABC transporter permease: MSTEALEGADRATPPIGRARRFAALVRKESLQIMRDPSSILIAFVLPLILLVIFGYGVSLDTTRTRIGLVIEDATPIAQDLAASFQASRYFDVATGRDRREFDEDLVLGRVRGIVVIPANFADVAAGGGSPELQVIVDGSDPNTANFVQNYVQGVVGTWTAQRAAEVAARPPVISVEQRFWFNPELASRNFLVPGSIAIVMTLVGTLLTSLVVAREWERGTMEAMMATPVTAAELLAGKILPYFILGLASMSLCVLIAVFVFGVPFRGSVLALYALSASFLMPALGQGLLISAATKNQFLASQLALLSAFLPAFLLSGFLFEINSMPWIIQIITTIVPARYLIPSLQSVFLAGDIWPMFLRAIAVMLTIGAILFILAARSTRKRIA, from the coding sequence ATGAGCACGGAGGCGCTTGAAGGGGCTGACCGGGCGACCCCGCCCATCGGCCGTGCGCGCCGTTTCGCAGCGCTCGTGCGCAAGGAGAGCCTGCAGATCATGCGCGATCCGAGCAGCATCTTGATCGCCTTCGTGCTGCCGCTCATCCTGCTCGTCATCTTCGGCTATGGCGTCTCGCTCGACACCACCCGCACGCGCATCGGCCTCGTCATCGAGGACGCCACGCCGATTGCGCAGGATCTTGCAGCAAGCTTCCAGGCCTCCCGCTACTTCGACGTGGCCACCGGCCGCGACCGGCGCGAATTCGACGAAGATCTCGTCCTCGGCCGGGTTCGAGGCATCGTTGTGATTCCGGCAAACTTTGCCGATGTGGCGGCGGGCGGGGGATCGCCGGAACTCCAGGTGATTGTTGACGGATCGGACCCCAACACGGCCAATTTCGTGCAGAACTACGTGCAGGGCGTGGTGGGCACGTGGACAGCGCAGCGCGCGGCCGAAGTGGCGGCGCGGCCACCTGTCATCTCGGTCGAGCAGCGCTTCTGGTTCAACCCGGAGCTTGCGAGCCGCAACTTCCTCGTCCCCGGCTCCATCGCCATCGTGATGACGCTGGTGGGAACTTTGCTCACATCGCTCGTGGTGGCGCGCGAATGGGAACGCGGCACCATGGAAGCCATGATGGCGACGCCCGTTACCGCGGCGGAGCTGCTAGCCGGCAAGATCCTGCCCTATTTCATCCTCGGCCTCGCCTCCATGTCGCTCTGCGTGCTGATCGCCGTCTTCGTCTTCGGCGTGCCGTTCCGGGGCTCAGTGCTGGCGCTCTACGCGCTCTCGGCAAGCTTCCTCATGCCTGCACTGGGCCAGGGACTCCTCATCTCGGCCGCGACCAAGAACCAGTTCCTCGCCTCGCAGCTCGCGCTCTTGTCGGCCTTCCTGCCGGCCTTCCTGCTCTCGGGCTTCCTGTTCGAGATCAATTCGATGCCATGGATCATCCAGATCATCACGACGATCGTCCCCGCGCGCTATCTTATCCCGAGCCTGCAGAGCGTGTTCCTGGCCGGCGATATCTGGCCCATGTTCCTGCGCGCCATCGCCGTGATGCTCACCATCGGCGCCATCCTGTTCATCCTCGCCGCCCGCAGCACGCGCAAGAGGATCGCCTGA
- a CDS encoding polysaccharide deacetylase family protein — protein sequence MPDIPARQAVKYAVIRGVLDAIAWSGARRLLPSAGGRGVIFTLHHVRPSNGASYDPNAPLSVTPEFLDTAVQASLEAGLTPVAVEDLPELLADPADKRRFVSFTLDDGYRDNAEHAAPVFRRYGVPYTIFITAGFVERTHSLWWETVTLLTAGSDEIEFDFGGGAETLELATNAQKHAAYARFSTFVETAGEDEAVARIDALARRCGIDPLAVTSDLTMDASELRALAADPLARFGAHTLTHVNLRRVSEARLREELKGSAQAVETYVGRYPRAFAYPYGFAAAVGEREVEAAARAGFAVAVTTQPGVLSAAILDRPTAASRVSLNGYFQKKRYVEALLSGLAFKLT from the coding sequence ATGCCCGATATCCCAGCACGACAGGCCGTGAAATATGCGGTCATCCGCGGTGTCCTCGATGCGATCGCGTGGTCCGGCGCACGGCGTCTCCTGCCTTCGGCGGGTGGTCGCGGAGTCATCTTCACGCTGCACCATGTTCGCCCCTCCAACGGCGCCTCCTATGATCCCAACGCGCCGCTTTCGGTGACGCCGGAATTCCTCGACACCGCCGTTCAGGCTTCGCTGGAGGCGGGGCTGACGCCGGTTGCCGTCGAGGACCTGCCCGAACTCCTCGCGGATCCCGCCGACAAAAGGCGCTTCGTCAGCTTCACGCTGGATGACGGCTACCGCGACAATGCCGAACACGCAGCACCCGTGTTCCGCAGATACGGCGTCCCCTACACCATCTTCATCACGGCGGGCTTCGTCGAGCGGACGCACTCGCTGTGGTGGGAGACTGTGACCCTGCTGACGGCCGGAAGCGATGAAATCGAGTTCGACTTCGGCGGCGGCGCCGAAACGCTCGAACTGGCGACGAATGCGCAGAAGCACGCGGCCTATGCCCGCTTCTCCACCTTTGTCGAGACCGCCGGCGAGGACGAGGCGGTGGCGCGCATCGACGCGCTGGCGCGACGCTGCGGGATCGATCCGCTCGCCGTCACCTCCGACCTGACGATGGACGCGAGCGAACTGCGCGCGCTCGCGGCGGATCCGCTCGCCCGGTTCGGCGCGCACACGCTCACCCATGTCAATCTGCGCCGCGTGAGCGAGGCGCGCCTTCGCGAAGAGCTCAAGGGCTCCGCGCAGGCGGTGGAAACCTATGTCGGGCGCTATCCGCGGGCGTTCGCCTATCCCTACGGATTTGCCGCCGCCGTGGGAGAGCGCGAGGTCGAAGCCGCCGCACGGGCGGGATTTGCGGTCGCGGTCACCACCCAGCCCGGTGTCCTCTCCGCCGCCATCCTCGACCGGCCGACAGCCGCCAGCCGCGTCTCGCTGAATGGCTATTTCCAGAAGAAGCGCTACGTCGAGGCGCTCCTGTCCGGCCTCGCCTTCAAGCTGACCTGA
- a CDS encoding ATP-binding cassette domain-containing protein, with protein MSAEFVRMSDVTKRFGSAPPALDAVSGSIRGGEITGLVGPDGAGKTTLIRLMTGLMAPDGGTIEVLGFDTRKDPASIQAAIGYMPQRFGLYEDLSVQENLDLYADLRGLPLPERPAVFDELLTFTDLKRFTARLAGKLSGGMKQKLGLACALLKKPRLLLLDEPGVGVDPISRRDLWAMVEDLTKEGIGVVWSTAYLDEAEACHRVLLLNEGKLLFAGTPSELTDRVGGRVYKLTGIEGRRRPILTEVLAQAGVVDGVIQGEAIRLVLDAGKPQGWKATDLAGRTAMLKPAQPRFEDAFVDMLGGGPGGQSKLADAAVPRNEDGGRAVIEAKGLTKRFGDFTAASDITFSIPRGQIFGLLGPNGAGKSTTFKMLCGLLKPTEGEGRVAGFDLRRDTAEARNRLGYMAQKFSLYGDLSVAQNLAFFAGVYGLRGARKRERVDLMAEIFNFGPLLSMSAKDLPLGLKQRLALACAMLHEPEALFLDEPTSGVDPITRREFWTHINGLVEKGVTVLVTTHFMDEAEYCDRISLIYRGRSIALGSPDELKASVATAENPDPTMEDAFIALVKNSDPAEAA; from the coding sequence ATGAGCGCGGAATTCGTCCGCATGTCGGATGTCACCAAGCGGTTCGGGAGCGCGCCTCCGGCTCTCGACGCGGTGTCCGGCTCGATCCGCGGCGGTGAGATCACCGGCCTGGTCGGGCCGGACGGCGCCGGCAAGACGACGCTCATCCGGCTCATGACCGGACTGATGGCGCCTGACGGCGGCACCATCGAGGTACTGGGTTTCGACACGCGGAAGGATCCCGCGAGCATCCAGGCCGCCATCGGCTACATGCCGCAGCGCTTCGGCCTCTACGAAGATCTCTCCGTCCAGGAGAATCTGGACCTCTATGCCGATCTGCGCGGACTGCCCTTGCCCGAGCGCCCGGCGGTCTTCGACGAGTTGCTCACCTTCACGGACCTGAAGCGCTTCACCGCGCGGCTCGCCGGCAAGCTTTCGGGCGGCATGAAGCAAAAACTCGGGCTCGCCTGCGCGCTTCTGAAAAAACCTCGCCTCCTGCTTCTCGACGAGCCCGGCGTGGGCGTCGACCCGATCTCGCGCCGTGACCTCTGGGCCATGGTCGAAGACCTGACCAAGGAGGGGATCGGCGTGGTCTGGTCCACCGCCTATCTGGACGAGGCAGAGGCCTGCCACCGCGTCCTCCTTCTCAACGAGGGAAAACTGCTCTTCGCCGGTACGCCTTCCGAACTCACGGACCGGGTCGGCGGCCGCGTATACAAACTCACCGGCATTGAAGGGCGCCGGCGGCCGATCCTGACGGAAGTGCTCGCCCAGGCGGGCGTGGTCGACGGCGTGATCCAAGGCGAGGCCATCCGGCTCGTGCTCGACGCAGGGAAGCCGCAGGGCTGGAAGGCGACCGATCTCGCCGGACGGACAGCGATGCTGAAACCTGCCCAGCCGCGTTTCGAGGACGCCTTCGTCGACATGCTTGGCGGTGGGCCCGGCGGACAGTCGAAGCTCGCGGATGCCGCCGTTCCGCGCAACGAGGACGGCGGTCGCGCGGTCATCGAGGCAAAGGGCCTTACCAAACGGTTCGGCGACTTCACGGCCGCGAGCGACATCACCTTCTCCATCCCGCGCGGGCAGATCTTCGGCCTCCTCGGCCCTAACGGCGCGGGAAAATCGACCACCTTCAAAATGCTCTGCGGACTGCTGAAGCCAACCGAGGGCGAAGGCCGCGTGGCCGGCTTCGACCTGCGGCGCGACACGGCGGAGGCGCGCAACCGCCTCGGCTATATGGCGCAGAAATTCTCGCTCTACGGCGACCTCAGCGTCGCACAGAACCTCGCCTTCTTCGCGGGAGTCTACGGCCTCAGGGGCGCTCGCAAACGCGAACGCGTCGATCTCATGGCCGAGATCTTCAATTTCGGGCCGTTGCTTTCCATGTCGGCCAAGGACCTGCCGCTCGGCCTGAAACAGCGGCTCGCGCTCGCCTGCGCCATGCTGCACGAGCCCGAGGCGCTCTTCCTGGACGAACCCACATCCGGCGTCGACCCCATCACGCGGCGCGAGTTCTGGACCCATATCAACGGCCTCGTCGAGAAAGGCGTCACCGTGCTCGTCACCACCCATTTCATGGACGAGGCGGAATATTGCGACCGCATCTCGCTCATCTATCGCGGCCGCTCCATCGCGCTCGGCTCGCCGGACGAGCTGAAGGCGAGCGTGGCTACGGCGGAAAATCCCGACCCGACCATGGAGGATGCCTTCATCGCGCTCGTGAAGAACTCCGATCCCGCGGAGGCGGCATGA
- a CDS encoding ATP-grasp domain-containing protein, producing the protein MSEGTRMEGGAPRKQGPLSAHPRGVAILGGAHGTLALARSLGRRGVPVWLITNDNPLPSWSRHVHRTLRWQGAADPGSVPFLRAAAAEHGLEGFLLVPAADAEVRLVAQSVEALSAAYNIALPGWERLKWVCEKPLLYRRAAELGVDVPPTYEFSSVEEAARAEIRFPVVLKPNMGGGRDSFSRAKVARADDKDGFLAAYREAAGQIGLDNVVVQELIPGGGESQFSYAALWSEGRPVAEFAARRGRQYPVDFGYTSTFVEVVEEPRVLEAARHILGDIGYHGLVEVEFKHDARDDRMRVLDVNPRPWSWFGLAAAAGVDLGAMLWDVAEGRDVAAKAARRKVSWMYLVRDAAAGSRLVATRRLRAGDYFRSFATVRAWAAFSASDPMPGLIDIPLTAWRVLTRRFLKIH; encoded by the coding sequence ATGTCCGAAGGGACCAGGATGGAAGGCGGTGCGCCGCGGAAGCAAGGGCCCCTTTCGGCGCATCCCCGCGGCGTGGCGATTCTCGGCGGTGCGCATGGAACCCTGGCGCTCGCGCGCAGCCTTGGTCGCCGCGGCGTCCCCGTCTGGCTCATCACCAACGACAATCCTCTGCCGAGCTGGTCGCGCCACGTGCACCGCACTCTGCGCTGGCAGGGCGCTGCCGACCCTGGCTCGGTCCCCTTCCTGCGCGCTGCGGCGGCCGAACACGGGCTGGAAGGCTTCCTGCTCGTGCCGGCCGCCGATGCCGAGGTGCGGCTCGTCGCGCAATCGGTTGAAGCGCTTTCGGCTGCCTACAACATCGCGCTGCCCGGTTGGGAGCGCCTGAAATGGGTCTGCGAGAAGCCGCTTCTTTACCGCCGCGCCGCTGAGCTCGGCGTCGACGTACCGCCGACCTATGAATTCTCCTCCGTTGAAGAGGCCGCGCGGGCCGAGATCCGTTTCCCCGTCGTCCTGAAGCCGAACATGGGCGGCGGCCGGGATTCCTTTTCCAGGGCCAAGGTCGCCCGCGCCGACGACAAGGACGGGTTTCTCGCCGCCTACAGGGAAGCCGCAGGTCAGATCGGGCTCGACAATGTCGTCGTGCAGGAGCTGATCCCCGGCGGAGGGGAAAGCCAGTTCTCCTACGCGGCGTTGTGGAGCGAAGGCCGGCCGGTCGCCGAGTTCGCCGCGCGGCGAGGGCGGCAGTACCCGGTCGATTTCGGCTATACGAGCACATTCGTGGAGGTGGTCGAGGAGCCGCGCGTCCTCGAAGCGGCCCGGCACATCCTTGGCGACATCGGCTATCACGGTTTGGTCGAAGTGGAATTCAAGCACGATGCGCGCGACGACCGGATGCGTGTGCTCGACGTGAACCCGCGCCCATGGTCCTGGTTCGGGCTTGCAGCGGCCGCCGGGGTGGATCTCGGCGCCATGCTTTGGGACGTGGCGGAGGGCAGGGATGTCGCGGCCAAGGCCGCACGGCGGAAGGTCTCGTGGATGTATCTGGTGCGGGATGCAGCGGCCGGCTCCCGGCTTGTCGCGACTAGGCGGCTGCGGGCCGGCGATTATTTTCGCTCCTTCGCCACCGTGCGCGCCTGGGCGGCATTCTCCGCCTCCGATCCGATGCCGGGGCTGATCGATATCCCACTGACCGCCTGGCGCGTGCTGACGCGGCGTTTCCTGAAGATCCATTGA
- a CDS encoding iron ABC transporter permease has product MPIALPAAEGGNRLPFIYAGLAALLCLAVLGSLLLGYTLYTPGDLWNALAGSGASEADTVIREYRLPRAVVAPLVGAALGVAGVIVQTLSRNRIASPDTLGLNAGASLAVVAASAGFGVSSLVGLSFAATAGAFLTSVVVFALAATAGGLSPVRIVLVGVTFAGLMNAMVEVVLTVNEAELQQLLFWLAGAFVDRPLDLVARNLPLLLAGGLLAALLARPLDALQTDDMTAQSLGAPVRVIRVASFVAVALLTGASVAMAGPVSFVGLVVPHAARALVGSRHTVQLGAAALIGAVYATAADILARFVIYPTEAPVGAITGVVGAGLLLMLLRRRAA; this is encoded by the coding sequence GTGCCCATCGCCTTGCCCGCCGCCGAGGGCGGAAACCGGCTGCCCTTCATCTATGCGGGCCTCGCGGCCCTGCTGTGTCTGGCGGTACTCGGCAGCCTGCTTCTGGGCTACACACTCTATACGCCCGGCGATCTCTGGAACGCGCTTGCCGGCTCCGGCGCGAGCGAGGCCGACACGGTAATCCGCGAATACCGCCTGCCGCGCGCGGTGGTGGCGCCGCTGGTGGGCGCCGCGCTCGGGGTGGCGGGCGTGATCGTCCAGACGCTTTCGCGCAACCGCATCGCTTCGCCGGACACGCTGGGCTTGAATGCCGGTGCCTCGCTGGCGGTCGTGGCGGCGAGCGCCGGCTTCGGCGTCTCCTCGCTCGTCGGGCTGTCCTTCGCGGCGACCGCCGGCGCCTTCCTCACCAGCGTTGTCGTCTTCGCGCTGGCAGCGACGGCGGGCGGGCTTTCGCCGGTGCGCATCGTGCTCGTGGGCGTCACCTTCGCCGGGCTGATGAACGCCATGGTCGAGGTGGTGCTCACCGTCAACGAGGCGGAACTGCAGCAACTCCTCTTCTGGCTCGCCGGCGCCTTCGTGGACCGGCCGCTCGATCTGGTGGCGCGCAACCTTCCCCTTCTGTTGGCGGGCGGGTTGCTCGCGGCGCTTCTCGCCCGCCCGCTCGACGCCCTGCAGACGGACGACATGACCGCGCAGAGTCTGGGCGCGCCGGTACGCGTGATCCGGGTCGCAAGCTTCGTGGCCGTCGCGCTGCTCACGGGTGCCTCGGTGGCGATGGCCGGCCCGGTGAGCTTTGTCGGGCTGGTCGTGCCACATGCAGCGCGTGCCCTCGTCGGCTCGCGACATACCGTGCAACTTGGCGCAGCGGCGCTGATCGGCGCCGTCTATGCGACGGCGGCCGACATCCTCGCCCGCTTCGTCATTTACCCGACGGAGGCTCCCGTGGGCGCCATCACCGGTGTCGTGGGGGCGGGCCTGCTGCTCATGCTCCTCCGCAGGCGCGCGGCCTGA
- the hlyD gene encoding secretion protein HlyD yields MRRRLLAIFALLAAGAAAAGWWYGLPSRFGWTQPEEPGLTLYGNVDIRQVQLGFRVSGRIAEMLVDEGDRVEKGELLARLDDQTYVDAVNAAEAQVANQQANLAKLEAGPRQAEIAQARAALAEQTYNLANAEQALERARQLRPSGAISQAAFDQAQAARDMAAARVDAAQEALHLLEEGTRKEDIAAAQASLQGAQANLASAKTSLSDAELRAPAKGVILSRVREPGAIVSTGDAVYVLSLDEPVWVRTYVEEPDLGRIHPGMAVEVVTDTAPDKPYRGKVGFISPVAEFTPKSVETPELRTDLVYRLRVVVEEPDTGLRQGMPVTVRVLESGAEDAAAD; encoded by the coding sequence ATGAGACGTAGGCTTCTTGCGATCTTCGCGCTTCTTGCGGCAGGGGCAGCAGCGGCCGGCTGGTGGTACGGCCTGCCGTCCCGCTTCGGCTGGACGCAGCCTGAGGAGCCAGGCCTTACGCTCTACGGCAATGTGGACATCCGCCAGGTGCAGCTCGGCTTCCGCGTGAGCGGCCGCATCGCCGAGATGTTGGTGGACGAGGGCGACCGGGTGGAGAAAGGAGAGTTGTTGGCTCGTCTAGACGACCAGACCTATGTCGATGCCGTAAACGCGGCGGAAGCGCAGGTGGCGAACCAGCAGGCGAACCTCGCCAAGCTCGAGGCCGGCCCGCGCCAGGCCGAGATCGCCCAGGCGCGCGCGGCACTTGCCGAGCAAACTTACAATCTCGCAAATGCCGAGCAGGCGCTGGAGCGGGCGCGCCAGCTCCGCCCGAGCGGCGCCATCTCGCAGGCCGCGTTCGACCAGGCGCAGGCCGCGCGGGACATGGCGGCCGCACGGGTGGACGCCGCGCAGGAAGCCCTCCACCTGCTCGAGGAAGGCACGCGGAAGGAAGACATCGCGGCGGCGCAGGCAAGCCTGCAGGGCGCGCAAGCCAATCTTGCCTCGGCCAAGACCTCGCTTAGCGATGCGGAGCTTCGCGCGCCGGCCAAAGGCGTGATCCTTTCGCGCGTGCGTGAGCCGGGCGCGATCGTGTCGACCGGCGATGCCGTCTACGTGCTCTCCCTCGACGAGCCGGTCTGGGTGCGCACCTATGTCGAGGAGCCGGATCTGGGACGCATTCATCCGGGCATGGCGGTCGAGGTCGTCACCGACACGGCGCCGGACAAGCCCTATCGAGGCAAGGTCGGCTTCATCTCGCCGGTGGCGGAGTTCACGCCGAAATCCGTCGAGACACCGGAACTCAGGACCGATCTCGTCTATCGCCTGCGTGTGGTGGTGGAGGAGCCGGATACCGGCCTGCGCCAGGGCATGCCCGTCACCGTCCGCGTGCTGGAGAGCGGGGCCGAGGACGCGGCAGCGGACTGA